The following coding sequences lie in one Mucilaginibacter sp. KACC 22773 genomic window:
- a CDS encoding DUF6934 family protein codes for MGITSLWQEISIDFEVYGLKDNDWWDFEPNSYNYDAFWVKRM; via the coding sequence ATGGGTATAACAAGCTTATGGCAAGAAATCAGTATAGATTTTGAGGTGTACGGACTTAAAGATAACGACTGGTGGGATTTTGAACCCAACAGTTATAATTATGATGCTTTTTGGGTAAAGCGTATGTAA
- a CDS encoding GH39 family glycosyl hydrolase, which translates to MNIKTGFALLSLLTLLLKSQCICAQQQTATINIDLNAETGNMSPVWAWFGHDEPNYTYMKDGRKLLSHLAALSPTPVHMRVHNLLTTGNGEAALKWGSTNAYTEDPEGKPVYNWHLVDSIFDTYIKLGMKPYAQIGFMPQALSTHPEPYRHHWKPGDDYNDIYTGWAYPPKDYNKWEELIYQWVKHSVARYGKKEVESWYWEVWNEPNISYWKGTMPEFFKMYDYAAQGLRRALPTAKIGGPEIAGGSSQSGMKFLRAFIEHCLTGTNYATGKTGSPLDVISFHAKGQPTLVNGHVRMNMAPQMRDIREGFKIVASYPQTKNIPIVIGESDPEGCAACGMATNPSNAYRNGTMYSSYTAASFARKYLLADSLGVNFMGAVSWSFEFENQPWFYGFRDLATNGVDKPVLNVFRMFGMMQGKRLKVNASQMHPLTAVIDSGLRGANTDIGALAAKDKKQATVMVWNYHDDDIQAAGQPVAITLSNLPARTATIVQYQIDNQHSNSYEAWKKMGSPQNPTPGQVKQLEQAGQLQTVGKPQKLQVKAGLLNTTITLPRQGVALLKLNWE; encoded by the coding sequence ATGAATATCAAAACAGGATTTGCGCTTTTAAGCTTACTTACATTGCTGCTAAAAAGCCAGTGCATTTGCGCACAGCAGCAAACCGCCACTATCAACATAGATTTAAATGCCGAAACCGGCAACATGAGCCCCGTTTGGGCATGGTTTGGGCACGATGAGCCCAACTACACCTACATGAAAGACGGCCGCAAACTGCTTTCCCACCTGGCCGCTTTAAGCCCCACACCGGTGCACATGCGGGTACATAACCTGCTTACCACCGGCAATGGCGAAGCCGCCCTCAAGTGGGGATCGACTAATGCGTATACTGAAGATCCTGAGGGGAAACCGGTTTACAACTGGCACCTGGTTGATAGCATATTTGATACTTACATTAAACTGGGCATGAAACCCTACGCCCAGATAGGCTTTATGCCCCAGGCCCTATCCACCCATCCCGAACCTTACCGCCATCACTGGAAACCGGGCGACGACTATAATGACATTTACACCGGCTGGGCCTATCCGCCTAAAGATTACAACAAATGGGAAGAACTGATATACCAGTGGGTAAAACACTCGGTTGCCCGCTATGGCAAAAAAGAAGTAGAAAGCTGGTACTGGGAAGTATGGAACGAGCCTAACATTAGCTACTGGAAAGGCACTATGCCCGAGTTTTTTAAGATGTATGATTACGCTGCCCAGGGCCTGCGCAGGGCCTTACCTACCGCCAAAATTGGCGGCCCCGAAATAGCAGGCGGATCGAGCCAGAGCGGGATGAAGTTTTTGAGGGCATTTATTGAACATTGCCTCACCGGCACCAACTATGCCACCGGCAAAACAGGCTCGCCGTTGGATGTTATTTCCTTTCATGCCAAGGGGCAGCCTACATTGGTTAATGGCCACGTACGCATGAATATGGCCCCCCAAATGCGCGATATCCGTGAAGGCTTTAAAATAGTGGCATCGTACCCGCAAACCAAAAACATCCCCATTGTTATCGGCGAATCTGACCCGGAAGGCTGCGCGGCCTGTGGTATGGCCACCAACCCATCCAACGCATACCGCAACGGCACCATGTATTCCAGCTATACGGCGGCCTCGTTTGCGCGCAAGTATTTACTGGCCGACTCGTTGGGCGTTAACTTTATGGGGGCGGTATCCTGGTCGTTTGAGTTTGAAAACCAGCCCTGGTTTTATGGGTTCAGGGATTTGGCTACCAACGGGGTTGATAAGCCGGTACTTAACGTATTCCGGATGTTTGGGATGATGCAGGGCAAACGGCTTAAGGTTAATGCCAGCCAGATGCACCCGCTTACAGCCGTTATCGACTCGGGCCTGAGGGGGGCCAACACCGATATTGGCGCGCTGGCCGCCAAAGACAAAAAGCAGGCAACCGTAATGGTATGGAATTACCACGACGATGATATCCAGGCTGCAGGGCAACCCGTAGCAATAACGCTCAGCAACCTGCCCGCGCGCACCGCAACCATTGTACAATACCAAATTGATAACCAGCACAGTAACTCCTACGAGGCATGGAAAAAAATGGGATCGCCGCAAAACCCCACGCCCGGCCAGGTGAAACAGCTGGAGCAAGCCGGGCAACTGCAAACCGTTGGCAAACCCCAAAAATTGCAGGTTAAAGCCGGGCTTTTAAATACCACCATTACCCTGCCCCGGCAAGGTGTAGCTCTGTTGAAGTTAAACTGGGAGTAA
- a CDS encoding GNAT family N-acetyltransferase, producing MEHPLDNPAWNASITGNQNLAEGTDTVKCFLPDVSPFAGMIQNTPENFAALYDIVQPKRTVAVFSPGDYEIPHPWKVVNPMKCLQMVYQNAAPPAITDIAFTPLNDGHIPAMLALTKLTNPGPFFDRTIDFGNYFGIFIGSELVAMAGRRLQPLPYMEVSAVCNHPDHLGKGYASRLIMHQVRLIKEAGGIPFLHVLQSNTNAIKVYEKLGFVTRTAMNICAIVKN from the coding sequence ATGGAACACCCGCTTGATAATCCTGCCTGGAACGCCTCAATCACCGGCAATCAAAACCTTGCCGAAGGTACGGATACGGTTAAATGTTTTTTGCCTGACGTATCGCCTTTTGCCGGGATGATACAAAACACCCCCGAAAACTTTGCTGCCCTTTACGATATTGTTCAACCCAAACGCACGGTTGCTGTTTTCAGCCCCGGAGACTACGAAATACCCCATCCGTGGAAAGTAGTAAACCCCATGAAATGCCTGCAAATGGTGTATCAAAACGCTGCGCCGCCGGCAATTACCGACATTGCCTTTACCCCGTTAAATGACGGGCATATCCCTGCTATGCTGGCGCTCACCAAACTAACAAATCCGGGTCCCTTTTTTGACCGGACTATCGATTTTGGCAACTATTTTGGCATTTTTATTGGCAGTGAGCTGGTGGCCATGGCCGGGCGCAGGTTACAGCCTTTACCCTATATGGAAGTAAGCGCCGTCTGCAATCACCCCGATCACCTAGGGAAGGGTTACGCCAGCCGCCTTATTATGCACCAGGTACGGTTGATTAAAGAAGCAGGCGGAATCCCGTTTTTACATGTGCTGCAAAGCAACACAAATGCCATTAAAGTATATGAAAAACTGGGCTTTGTGACCCGTACTGCAATGAATATCTGCGCAATAGTCAAGAATTAA